One Vicia villosa cultivar HV-30 ecotype Madison, WI linkage group LG5, Vvil1.0, whole genome shotgun sequence genomic window, CAATCCGGATCTGCCACGCGCCTCTCCTATATCATCGTCAACCTCTTCTTTTCATCTCTCTCATTCTTCTGAACCGCCTCCAAAAAAACCCACCACCATGGACGAAATTCTCAAGAACATTTACCCCGCCGCAATAAGAGCCGCCGAACAACAAGGAATACtaaaacaagaacaacaagaaGAATATCAAGAACATCAAGAACAACACCAACCGCATTTCCTCTTCAACAACACAATCGATGACGTCTTGAAGGATTTCGTCACCGACGATGGTGCCGGCACAACCTCTTATCATCCTGATCAATATCAATATCAAGATCCTTATCAAcatcaatatcaatatcaatatcaaaaCCCTTCTTCTGATGAAAGTTTCTCTACCTGTACCGGTGGTGGTGACAACACTCTAGAAGATTTCTTGATGAAAGCGGGTGCTCTTCCTTTCTCTAACCATAGTCAATATTCTTCTTCTTCCGAACCTTCACATTCTCTTGATGTTGCTGCTGGGGGAAAACGAAAGGCGGTTGAGGAAGCAGTTGACCTTGATAAAGCTGCTATTCAGAAACAGAAAAGAATGATCAAGAATCGTGAGTCTGCTGCCAGGTCTAGAGAACGCAAACAggttactttcttttctttcaatCTTGGAATTTGGGTCTAggtgttttgttgttttttatcatGAAGAAACTTAATTCAAGTTAAGATTTTTCtacatttttagggtttttattaatCTGTTGGGTGGTGTAATTTACTACAGGCTTATACTAATGAGCTTGAGAGAGTTGTCAAGCAATTGGAGACAGAAAATAAGCTGCTAATAGAAGAAGAGGTACTGttatattgcttttttttttgcatttactATAATATCTGTAGCACCGACACCCTAAAAAAATGCATGTCTGTGAACATCGGCACTGATACACTGTCAAGGTCAAGGTTAGTCAAGGTCAGTCATTTTCGAGGTGTCCATGCTTCATAGATTACACTGTTTATGTTGTGTCTGAAATCTTATAACTTTTTATAATACTGGGTGTGATGAATGCaggaagaaaggaaaaaggaaaggctAAAGCAAGTATGTATTTTTCTACTCACTTTTTGACTGCTTAATTTGCATATCCTTGAGCATTTAATCTGGTCTATTTGAATCTGTGTCAAATTTGTATGATGTGTTTGCATTGCATCACTTCATCACCTAAATTTTATGTCAATGTTCATGTGCGCTGGCTTTTAACTGTGAATCTCATTATTATTGAATTTGTTTTTCTGCAGTTGAAAGAGTTGGTCCATCCAATTATGGGGCAGAGACAAAATCAGAGGCTGCGGAGATCAAATTCAATATAAACATTGTGATTTTGTTTGTCTGATATCAACAGAAGAGACAGTAGGATTTTTGAGCTAGGTGTGTAGATATAAGGGACAGGGTTAGGATTTTCTTTGGTAGGTTACACCAGCTGCTGGTTTTTGGAGTTACATTGTATAGTGAAAATGGCAGCAGTCAAATAATACAACTTTTTTTAGTCAATGATTATTGTTTAGGGATAGTTCGAGTTGGTAGCATTATTATTCTTTTAGCAATTTGGATGATATGGCTTCTGAAAAGGAATGG contains:
- the LOC131607731 gene encoding ABSCISIC ACID-INSENSITIVE 5-like protein 3 isoform X1, translated to MASSKVVAVSTNPDLPRASPISSSTSSFHLSHSSEPPPKKPTTMDEILKNIYPAAIRAAEQQGILKQEQQEEYQEHQEQHQPHFLFNNTIDDVLKDFVTDDGAGTTSYHPDQYQYQDPYQHQYQYQYQNPSSDESFSTCTGGGDNTLEDFLMKAGALPFSNHSQYSSSSEPSHSLDVAAGGKRKAVEEAVDLDKAAIQKQKRMIKNRESAARSRERKQAYTNELERVVKQLETENKLLIEEEEERKKERLKQLKELVHPIMGQRQNQRLRRSNSI
- the LOC131607731 gene encoding ABSCISIC ACID-INSENSITIVE 5-like protein 3 isoform X2, whose amino-acid sequence is MASSKVVAVSTNPDLPRASPISSSTSSFHLSHSSEPPPKKPTTMDEILKNIYPAAIRAAEQQGILKQEQQEEYQEHQEQHQPHFLFNNTIDDVLKDFVTDDGAGTTSYHPDQYQYQDPYQHQYQYQYQNPSSDESFSTCTGGGDNTLEDFLMKAGALPFSNHSQYSSSSEPSHSLDVAAGGKRKAVEEAVDLDKAAIQKQKRMIKNRESAARSRERKQAYTNELERVVKQLETENKLLIEEEKGKRKG